In Silene latifolia isolate original U9 population chromosome 3, ASM4854445v1, whole genome shotgun sequence, a single window of DNA contains:
- the LOC141648606 gene encoding uncharacterized protein LOC141648606 — protein MTNSEIPEVINSAQQQQFSVIQVENTGSNITQIAYNGSNYDEWSRSFHLALIAKGKEGYIDGTTVKPAESAANFSTWRATNALVTGWIFNSIEANTRRTISTRPEAKQIWLDIKNRFCQGNDPHVFHLEADLIACRQGPTETLMSYYGRMIKIWDDILMFDPLPTCDCSPCHCNWVTKMDAQREKKRARDFLMGLDARFDNARSQIIGITPLPNLDLIYNRLLQEEGLRSLSRSNTESNPDVMAFATRVSDSHRNSDRSYSRNSDRNNGGGRGSGHAHNNSNTAVMNFNSTNHQTENPRPYCIACKRHGHKFQICYRVTGKFPDWWGDRPRDRIYINPGDTDLSRAIFVPDVQGRAAYERNRQNNNGSVQPRAHMVSGQQGTPALIAPSSRSLPVMDSVDFNSLNPTDLATITRLWQEHQSASSTSHGNISNIPLLSWIIDTGASNHMSGSLTHFSNIRSIAPISVGLPNGDLTLATQCGDIKLSNRLILKNVLYAANLSCHLISVSKLLMDDTLTIQFSHQLCLIQDRSSKTVIGAGEQREGLYYLTGIRNESAKACMVGKADSSELWYRRLKSNTSYTFLQIQSLVVN, from the exons ATGACGAATTCCGAAATACCGGAAGTTATCAATTCTgctcaacaacaacaattttCAGTCATTCAAGTCGAAAATACCGGTTCGAATATCACACAAATCGCTTACAATGGGTCTAATTACGATGAATGGTCCCGTTCTTTCCATCTTGCACTCATCGCAAAAGGGAAGGAGGGATACATCGACGGAACCACCGTAAAACCTGCCGAATCCGCTGCTAATTTTTCCACCTGGAGGGCCACGAATGCACTGGTCACAGGATGGATATTCAATTCCATCGAAGCAAACACACGACGCACCATTTCGACTCGACCAGAAGCGAAGCAAATATGGCTCGATATCAAGAATCGTTTCTGTCAGGGCAATGATCCACACGTTTTTCATTTAGAAGCCGATTTAATTGCGTGCCGTCAAGGCCCGACTGAAACTTTGATGTCGTACTATGGTCGAATGATCAAAATATGGGACGATATCCTCATGTTTGATCCCCTGCCTACATGTGATTGTAGTCCCTGCCACTGCAATTGGGTAACCAAAATGGATGCTCAACGGGAGAAGAAACGGGCTCGGGATTTTCTCATGGGTCTGGATGCACGGTTTGATAACGCACGTTCACAAATTATCGGTATCACCCCTCTTCCTAATTTAGATCTTATATATAATAGACTTTTGCAGGAAGAAGGTTTACGATCTTTATCTCGTTCTAATACTGAGTCCAACCCCGATGTTATGGCCTTTGCAACTCGTGTCTCTGATTCCCATCGAAATTCTGACCGTAGTTATAGTCGAAACTCTGACCGAAACAATGGGGGAGGACGGGGTTCTGGTCATGCGCATAATAATTCAAATACTGCTGTGATGAATTTTAATTCGACCAATCATCAGACCGAAAACCCGAGACCATACTGTATTGCTTGTAAGCGACATGGTCATAAATTTCAAATTTGTTATCGGGTAACGGGAAAATTCCCCGACTGGTGGGGCGATCGTCCCCGAGACCGAATTTATATCAACCCAGGTGACACAGACCTTAGTCGAGCAATTTTTGTTCCGGATGTTCAAGGTCGGGCTGCCTATGAAAGAAATCGTCAGAATAATAATGGGTCTGTTCAACCGAGAGCCCATATGGTCTCTGGTCAGCAAGGAACTCCAGCTCTTATTGCTCCATCTTCACGCTCTCTGCCAGTAATGGATAGTGTAGATTTCAACTCATTAAATCCCACGGACCTGGCCACAATCACGCGTTTATGGCAGGAACACCAATCTGCTTCGTCTACCAGTCACGGTAATATTTCTAACATTCCGCTTTTATCTTGGATTATCGATACCGGAGCCTCTAACCACATGTCAGGTTCACTCACTCATTTTTCTAATATTCGATCTATTGCTCCTATCTCCGTCGGGTTACCAAATGGTGACCTTACTCTCGCCACTCAATGCGGCGATATTAAATTATCAAATCGTTTAATATTAAAAAATGTTCTTTACGCTGCAAATTTAAGTTGtcatttaatttccgtctcaaagtTACTAATGGATGATACTCTTACTATACAATTTTCTCACCAATTATGTCTTATTCAGGACCGTTCCTCGAAGACAGTGATTGGTGCGGGTGAGCAACGAGAAGGGCTCTATTATTTGACAGGAATTCGGAATGAGTCGGCCAAAGCTTGTATGGTGGGAAAGGCTGACTCCTCCGAGTTATGGTACCGAAG ATTAAAATCCAATACATCATATACATTTCTTCAAATCCAATCACTAGTAGTGAACTAG